The following proteins come from a genomic window of Nostoc sp. TCL26-01:
- a CDS encoding DUF1003 domain-containing protein — translation MNSKQPIYSQVTPIEYQLLLKLREQNPAQNPPKLRLTFGERIADQVATVMGSWRFIIVQSCFLAVWVILNVVAVDRHWDPYPFILLNLMLSFQAAYAAPIIMMSQNRQAAIDRKEAKHDYEINMKAELEIELLHDKIMLLKEEEIAELIKLVQKQNQQMEQLKAFLIQR, via the coding sequence ATGAACTCTAAACAACCTATATACAGTCAAGTCACTCCAATCGAATATCAACTGTTGCTGAAGTTGCGGGAGCAAAATCCTGCTCAAAATCCACCTAAGCTGCGTTTGACTTTCGGAGAGCGCATTGCTGATCAGGTTGCGACTGTTATGGGTTCTTGGCGTTTCATCATTGTTCAAAGCTGCTTTCTGGCAGTTTGGGTGATTTTGAATGTTGTTGCCGTGGATAGACACTGGGACCCTTATCCGTTTATCCTGCTGAATTTAATGCTTTCGTTTCAAGCTGCTTATGCCGCTCCCATTATTATGATGAGCCAAAATCGGCAAGCTGCGATTGACCGAAAAGAAGCTAAACACGACTATGAAATTAATATGAAAGCCGAATTGGAAATTGAACTTTTACACGATAAAATCATGCTTCTAAAAGAAGAGGAAATTGCCGAACTTATTAAGCTGGTACAAAAGCAAAATCAACAAATGGAGCAGTTAAAAGCATTTTTAATCCAAAGATAA
- a CDS encoding NHLP bacteriocin system secretion protein: protein MPVQQGGQHPESSTGVLDKNKPAIKPDRSESEVQDEKSGEIWLRLLPLGVLFIAFVLWGVLGKIPNRAEGRAGILIPRSSVAIQPREGGRVLALNIRPGDSVKKGQVLATMEFPELETELQDKRDRLADLKAQNYQIGSVQKNRSQLNSSAVAQKRQANLGQIESLRVQLASNQSQREAYLDHLKYLRRFKASTDERLSAYNALAKEGAVPRIGFQPYFFQSSQQEVANSVNQTQVALDRLKGEDESLRAQIQTLMAANEALTTEKRGIDLQDTVSDVTRYNAIADQQRDINTLKTRIRANSQVVSLYNGKVEEISVNSGEVVPPSGRIGKLSVDNPNAKVNVVALFKVGDAKQLAPGMAVEVIPDLYERERYGGIVAKVIEVAQQPVTASELSNLVGSQDLAEKLLLGRDKDDRDKPQPINASVTKVILELQTDPNTTSGFKWTEGKGAPRVITDGTTADVKAVIEERSLLSYLTPAFRWITGVY, encoded by the coding sequence ATGCCTGTTCAACAGGGTGGACAGCACCCAGAATCATCAACGGGAGTTTTGGACAAGAATAAACCCGCAATTAAACCCGATCGCTCTGAGTCGGAAGTTCAAGATGAAAAAAGCGGGGAAATTTGGCTGCGATTACTTCCGCTTGGAGTACTGTTCATCGCCTTTGTTCTTTGGGGAGTGTTGGGGAAGATTCCCAATCGGGCTGAGGGACGTGCTGGTATTTTGATTCCTCGCTCCAGCGTTGCGATTCAACCGCGTGAAGGGGGTCGGGTATTGGCGTTGAATATTCGACCGGGTGATTCTGTTAAAAAAGGGCAAGTATTAGCAACGATGGAGTTTCCTGAACTGGAAACAGAATTGCAAGACAAGCGCGATCGCCTTGCAGACCTCAAGGCACAAAACTACCAAATTGGTTCTGTACAAAAGAATCGTAGTCAACTCAATTCAAGTGCTGTAGCACAGAAGCGTCAGGCAAATTTGGGTCAGATTGAATCGCTGCGGGTGCAATTGGCGAGCAATCAGAGCCAGCGAGAAGCATACCTCGATCACCTCAAGTACCTGCGTAGATTTAAAGCATCTACCGATGAGAGACTGTCTGCTTACAATGCTTTGGCAAAAGAGGGCGCTGTGCCTCGGATTGGATTCCAACCCTATTTCTTTCAATCCAGTCAGCAAGAAGTTGCCAATTCTGTGAATCAGACGCAAGTAGCCCTCGATCGCCTGAAGGGTGAAGATGAGAGCTTGCGCGCACAGATACAAACCCTGATGGCAGCAAACGAGGCACTGACTACCGAGAAGCGCGGCATCGACCTACAAGATACCGTCAGTGATGTGACTCGATATAATGCGATCGCTGACCAACAACGCGATATCAACACCTTAAAAACTAGAATTCGTGCCAATAGCCAGGTCGTCAGTCTCTATAACGGTAAAGTTGAGGAAATTTCGGTCAATTCAGGTGAAGTAGTGCCTCCGAGTGGTCGCATCGGCAAGCTATCAGTCGATAACCCCAATGCCAAAGTCAATGTGGTGGCACTGTTCAAAGTGGGTGATGCCAAGCAGTTAGCACCAGGAATGGCAGTCGAAGTCATTCCTGATTTATACGAGCGCGAACGCTATGGTGGCATCGTTGCAAAGGTCATTGAAGTGGCTCAACAGCCAGTCACCGCATCCGAATTATCCAATCTGGTCGGCAGTCAGGATCTGGCAGAGAAGCTGTTATTGGGACGCGATAAGGACGATCGCGATAAGCCTCAACCAATCAACGCCAGCGTGACGAAAGTGATCCTAGAACTCCAAACTGACCCGAATACAACCAGTGGCTTTAAGTGGACTGAAGGCAAGGGAGCGCCCAGAGTGATTACCGACGGGACAACCGCCGATGTCAAAGCTGTGATTGAGGAGCGATCGCTGTTGAGTTACTTAACTCCCGCTTTTCGTTGGATTACGGGAGTGTATTGA